A part of Lacinutrix sp. 5H-3-7-4 genomic DNA contains:
- a CDS encoding acyl-CoA desaturase, producing MTKQTLSFSRTDSAKFFRTLNKRVNSYFKDNNIKRTGNWKLWLKTIIMFTIFLAPYFLILTLNIPGWAQLLLTIVMGIGMAGVGMNVMHDGNHGSFSNKEWVNRLMGSSIYILAGNVYNWKVQHNVLHHTYTNIHGHDEDLEAGRILRFSKHSEWRWHHKFQHYYSILLYGLLTINWAITTDWQQMKRYMKRKLSYGEFPNPVANWSKLVISKIIYIAMWIVLPMLILDAAWWKILIGFFIMHYTAGLILSVVFQLAHVIEDAEMPLPEKNGTMKNTWAIHQLRTTVNFGAKSRIVNWFTGGLNHQVEHHIFPHISHIHYGKIAEIVRETAQEFNLPYNEYKTTRKAIAAHFRYLREMGMKPALQA from the coding sequence ATGACAAAGCAAACTTTATCTTTCTCTAGAACAGATTCTGCAAAGTTCTTTAGAACTCTAAACAAGCGAGTTAACTCTTACTTTAAAGACAACAACATTAAACGTACCGGTAACTGGAAATTATGGTTAAAAACTATAATTATGTTTACCATATTTTTAGCTCCTTACTTTTTAATATTGACCCTTAATATTCCTGGTTGGGCGCAATTATTACTTACCATAGTTATGGGAATAGGCATGGCTGGTGTAGGTATGAACGTTATGCACGATGGTAACCACGGTTCGTTTTCAAATAAAGAATGGGTTAACCGTTTAATGGGAAGTAGCATCTATATTTTAGCTGGAAATGTTTACAACTGGAAAGTACAACATAATGTATTACACCATACTTATACAAATATCCATGGACATGATGAAGATTTAGAAGCGGGACGTATTTTACGTTTTTCTAAACATTCTGAATGGAGATGGCACCATAAATTTCAACACTACTACTCTATTTTATTATACGGTTTATTAACTATAAACTGGGCAATCACTACAGACTGGCAACAAATGAAACGTTATATGAAACGCAAATTGTCTTATGGAGAATTCCCTAACCCTGTAGCAAACTGGAGTAAATTAGTGATTTCTAAAATTATATACATTGCTATGTGGATTGTATTACCAATGCTTATTTTAGATGCAGCTTGGTGGAAAATTTTAATAGGTTTCTTTATCATGCATTATACAGCAGGATTAATATTAAGTGTGGTTTTTCAATTAGCACATGTTATTGAAGATGCAGAAATGCCTTTACCAGAAAAAAACGGCACAATGAAAAACACTTGGGCAATACACCAATTAAGAACCACTGTAAATTTTGGTGCAAAAAGCCGAATTGTAAATTGGTTTACTGGTGGTTTAAATCACCAAGTAGAGCATCATATATTTCCACATATTAGCCATATTCACTATGGCAAAATTGCAGAAATAGTAAGAGAAACTGCGCAAGAATTTAATTTACCTTATAACGAATATAAAACCACTCGTAAAGCAATTGCTGCGCATTTTAGATATTTACGAGAAATGGGAATGAAACCAGCTTTACAAGCGTAA
- the rsmG gene encoding 16S rRNA (guanine(527)-N(7))-methyltransferase RsmG, with product MELILKYFPNLTEDQIDKFEKLSHLYQDWNLKINVVSRKDIDELYMRHVLHSLAIAKVIEFKDGSDIMDVGTGGGFPGIPLAILFPECNFHLVDSIAKKLKVVNEVAQGLGLENVKTTHTRVEEIKETYDFIVSRAVAAMPTFVHWVKGKIKKEQNHELKNGILYLKGGDLTEELKDYKTTTIYNLSDFYSEDFYETKKVVHLPLKWRG from the coding sequence ATGGAGCTTATTTTAAAATACTTCCCAAATCTTACTGAAGATCAAATAGATAAATTTGAAAAACTTTCTCATTTGTATCAAGATTGGAATCTTAAAATTAATGTAGTATCGAGAAAAGATATTGACGAATTGTATATGCGCCATGTCCTGCATTCTCTTGCTATTGCTAAGGTTATTGAGTTTAAAGACGGCTCAGATATTATGGATGTTGGTACTGGAGGCGGTTTTCCTGGTATTCCATTAGCCATATTATTCCCAGAATGTAATTTTCATTTAGTAGATAGTATTGCAAAAAAACTTAAAGTAGTAAATGAAGTTGCTCAAGGTTTGGGCTTAGAGAATGTAAAAACAACACATACCCGAGTAGAAGAAATTAAAGAAACTTACGACTTTATTGTAAGTAGAGCAGTAGCAGCAATGCCAACATTTGTTCATTGGGTAAAAGGAAAAATTAAAAAAGAACAAAATCACGAATTAAAAAACGGGATTTTGTATTTAAAAGGTGGAGATTTAACCGAAGAACTTAAAGATTATAAAACGACTACAATATATAATTTAAGTGATTTTTATTCAGAAGATTTTTACGAAACTAAAAAAGTAGTACACTTACCATTAAAATGGCGTGGCTAA
- a CDS encoding pyridoxal phosphate-dependent aminotransferase encodes MSQPLSNRIKNMATSATLAMAAKARELRAEGKDIIGLSLGEPDFNTPDFIKGAAIQAINEDYNSYTPVDGYVELKEAVITKFKRDNNLTYTLPQIVVSTGAKQSLYNVAQVMLNDGDEVILPCPYWVSYSDIVKVAGGVPVEVKTAITTDFKMTADQLEAAITPKTKMLWFSSPCNPSGSLYSHEELEALATVLKKHPNIYVVSDEIYEHINYTGKPHASMAGVDGMFERTVTINGVSKAFAMTGWRIGYIGAPDWIARACNKIQGQITSGANCIAQRAVITALNADASVVDYMIDEFKERRDMILESLNSIEGFKTNTPEGAFYVFPDISYFFGKTVKGKTINNATDFSLFLLEEALVATVTGEAFGNPDCIRISYAASQEQIKEAIRRIKEALA; translated from the coding sequence ATGAGCCAACCACTTTCTAACCGTATTAAAAATATGGCTACTTCTGCCACTTTAGCAATGGCAGCAAAAGCAAGAGAATTAAGAGCTGAAGGCAAAGATATCATCGGTTTAAGTTTGGGCGAGCCAGACTTTAATACTCCAGATTTTATTAAAGGTGCCGCGATTCAAGCGATTAACGAAGATTATAATTCTTACACACCAGTTGATGGTTATGTAGAATTAAAAGAAGCTGTAATCACTAAATTTAAACGTGATAATAATTTAACTTACACATTACCGCAAATAGTAGTTTCAACAGGAGCAAAACAATCACTTTATAATGTAGCACAAGTTATGTTAAATGATGGTGACGAAGTTATTTTACCTTGCCCATACTGGGTAAGTTATAGCGATATTGTTAAGGTTGCTGGCGGCGTACCTGTAGAAGTTAAAACAGCTATCACTACAGATTTTAAAATGACTGCAGACCAACTAGAAGCAGCTATTACACCTAAAACAAAAATGCTTTGGTTTAGCTCGCCTTGTAACCCAAGTGGATCTCTTTACAGTCATGAAGAATTAGAAGCTTTAGCTACCGTATTAAAAAAGCATCCAAATATTTATGTAGTTTCAGATGAAATTTACGAACACATAAACTACACAGGAAAACCTCACGCTAGTATGGCTGGTGTAGATGGTATGTTTGAACGTACCGTAACAATAAATGGAGTCTCTAAAGCGTTCGCTATGACTGGATGGCGTATAGGTTATATAGGCGCACCAGATTGGATTGCACGTGCCTGTAATAAAATTCAAGGTCAAATAACAAGTGGCGCAAACTGTATTGCACAGCGTGCTGTAATTACTGCCTTAAATGCAGATGCTAGTGTTGTAGATTATATGATTGATGAATTTAAAGAGCGTCGTGATATGATTTTAGAATCTTTAAACAGTATTGAAGGTTTTAAAACAAATACACCAGAAGGTGCTTTTTATGTGTTTCCAGATATTTCTTATTTCTTTGGAAAGACCGTAAAAGGAAAGACTATAAATAATGCTACAGATTTTTCTTTATTTTTATTAGAAGAAGCTCTTGTTGCAACAGTAACTGGTGAAGCTTTTGGTAATCCAGATTGCATAAGAATAAGCTATGCTGCATCGCAGGAACAGATTAAAGAAGCGATTAGAAGAATTAAAGAAGCTTTAGCATAA